The genome window TCGAGGTCGACGAGGACGGCCGTCACGCCGACCTCCCGGGCCTCGAGAACGAGCTGCGCCTGGAGATCAAGACGCTGGCCGACCAGCGCGACGCCCGCGTCGCCGAGCGTCTGCAGCGCCTGGAGACCGATCTCGCCGCCCTCGAGGAGGAAGGTGCCAAGGCCGACCAGAAGCGTCGCGTCAAGGACACCTCCGAGAAGGAGATGGGCCAGATCCGCAAGTCCTACGACGAGGACATCGCCCGCCTCGAGCGCGTGTGGGAGTCGTTCCGCACCCTCAAGGTCGGCGACCTCAAGCCGGAGGACGCGGACTTCAACGAGCTCGTGGACCGCTACGGCCTGTACTTCGAGGCGTTCATGGGCGCCGAGGCGATCAAGCGTCGCCTGCAGGCGTTCGACCTGAGCGCCGAGGCGGAGCTGCTCCGCGAGCAGATCGCCAACGGCAAGGGCCAGAAGAAGATCCGCGCCATCAAGCGCCTGCGCGTGGTGTCGTCCTTCCTGGCGACCGGCAACTCGCCGGCCGCGATGGTCCTGGACGTCGTCCCGGTCATCCCGCCGGAGCTGCGCCCGATGGTCCAGCTCGACGGTGGCCGCTTCGCGACCTCCGACCTGAACGACCTCTACCGTCGTGTGATCAACCGCAACAACCGTCTCCGCCGCCTGCTCGACCTCGGCGCCCCCGAGATCATCGTGAACAACGAGAAGCGCATGCTGCAGGAGGCCGTCGACGCGCTGTTCGACAACGGCCGCCGCGGCCGCCCGGTCACGGGCACCGGCAACCGCGCGCTCAAGTCCCTCAGCGACATGCTGAAGGGCAAGCAGGGCCGGTTCCGCCAGAACCTGCTCGGCAAGCGCGTGGACTACTCGGGCCGTTCGGTCATCATCGTGGGTCCGCAGCTCAAGCTGCACCAGTGCGGTCTGCCCAAGCAGATGGCGCTGGAGCTGTTCAAGCCGTTCGTGATCAAGCGCCTGATCGACCTGAGCCACGCTCAGAACATCAAGGCCGCCAAGCGCATGGTGGAGCGTTCGCGCCCGCAGGTCTGGGACGTCCTCGAGGAGATCATCCGCGAGCGCCCGGTCCTCCTGAACCGCGCTCCCACCCTGCACCGTCTCGGCATCCAGGCCTTCGAGCCGCAGCTCGTCGAGGGCAAGGCCATCCAGCTCCACCCGCTGGTGTGCGCCGCCTTCAACGCGGACTTCGACGGCGACCAGATGGCCGTGCACCTGCCCCTGTCGGTGGAGGCCCAGGCCGAGGCCCGCATCCTGATGCTCGCCTCGAACAACATCCTGAAGCCGTCCGACGGCCGCCCGGTCACCCTGCCCTCGCAGGACATGATCATCGGTCTGCACCACCTCACCACCGTCCGCGAGGGCGCCGTGGGCGAGGGTCGCGCGTTCTCCTCGGTCTCCGAGGCGATCCTCGCGAAGGACCAGGGCACGCTGCACCTCAACGCCAAGGTCAAGATCCGCCTGGACGACTACGTGCCGTCCGACGCGGCCGACACCGGAACGCAGCCCACCACCGCGATCGTGGAGACCACCCTCGGCCGCGCCCTCTTCAACGAGGCGCTGCCGGCGGACTACCCGTACGTGGAGGAGGTCGCCGACAAGGGCCAGATCTCGTCGATCGTCAACGCCCTGGCGGAGCGCTACCCCAAGGTGGAGGTCGCGGCGGCGCTCGACCGGATCAAGGACGCCGGCTTCTACTGGGGCACCCGCTCGGGCGTCACGGTGTCGCTGAGCGACATCCTGACCCCGCCGAACAAGGCGCAGATCGTGGCCGGCTACGAGAAGAAGGCCGCGAAGATCACGGCGGAGTTCGAGAAGGGTCTCACGACCGACCTCGAGCGTCGCCAGGAGCTGGTGAAGATCTGGACCGAGGCGACCAACGAGGTGGCCGAGGCCATGCGCGCCAACTTCCCGGTCGACAACACCATCAACCGCATGGTCACCTCGGGCGCCCGTGGTAACTGGCTGCAGGTGCGCAACATCGCCGGTATGCGTGGTCTGGTGAACAACCCGAAGGGTGAGATCATCCCCCGTCCGATCATCTCCTCGTACCGCGAGGGGCTGTCGGTGGCGGAGTACTTCATCGCGACGCACGGTGCCCGTAAGGGTCTGGCCGACACGGCCCTCCGTACGGCCGACTCGGGCTACCTGACCCGTCGTCTGGTGGACGTCTCGCAGGATGTCATCATCCGCGAGGACGACTGCGGCACGACCAAGGGCCTCGACCTGCCGATCGCGACCGTCGACGCCGAGGGCGTGCTCACGCGCGACCCGAACGTCGAGAACTCGGTGTTCGCCCGCACGCTCGCGGCCGACGCCGTGGGCTCGAACGGCGACGTCGTGGCGAAGGCCGGCGAGGACGTGGGCGACGTGCTCATCGACAAGCTGGTCGCCGCCGGCGTGACCGACATCAAGGTCCGCTCGGTGCTCACCTGCGAGTCGGCGGTCGGCGTCTGCGCCGCCTGCTACGGCCGTTCGCTCGCGACCGGCAAGCTGGTGGACATCGGCGAGGCGGTCGGCATCATCGCCGCCCAGTCGATCGGTGAGCCCGGAACGCAGCTGACGATGCGTACCTTCCACACCGGTGGTTCGGCCTCCGCGGACGACATCACCCAGGGTCTGCCGCGCGTGCAGGAGCTGTTCGAGGCGCGTACCCCCAAGGGTGCGTCCCCGATCGCCGAGGCCGCCGGCCGCATCGTCATCGAGGAGACGGACAAGTCCCGCAAGGTCATCCTGACCCCGGACAACGGCGACGAGCCGCACGTCTACCCGGTGCTGAAGCGCTCGACCCTCCTGGTGGAGGACGGCCAGCACGTCGAGCTCGGCCAGCAGCTGATCGTCGGCACCGTCGACCCGAAGGAGGTCCTCCGGGTGAAGGGCGTCCGCGAGGTGCAGAAGCACCTGGTGGGCGGCGTCCAGGGCGTCTACCGCTCGCAGGGCGTGCCGATCCACGACAAGCACATCGAGGTCATCGTCCGTCAGATGCTCCGCAAGGTCACCGTCGTCGACCACGGCGACACCGACCTGCTCCCGGGTGAGCTCGTCGACCGCTCGCGGTACAACGAGATCAACCGTGCGGCGCTGACCGAGGGCAAGAAGACGGCGTCCGCCCGTCAGGAGGTCATGGGTATCACCAAGGCCTCGCTGGCGACCGAGTCGTGGCTGTCGGCCGCGTCCTTCCAGGAGACCACCCGCGTCCTGACGCAGGCGGCGATGGAGGGCAAGTCCGACCCGCTGATCGGTCTCAAGGAGAACGTCATCATCGGTAAGCTCATCCCGGCCGGCACGGGCCTGTCCCGCTACCGGAACGTCTCGGTGGAGGCGACGGAGGAGGCCAAGGCGGAGCGGTACCCCAACCGCATCTTCGCCGACGACTCCGCGTTCAGCGAGAACGACCTGAGCTTCGTCGACTTCGACAGCTTCAGCTCGGACGACTACACCCCGGGCACCTACAACTAAGGTTCCCCGCACGATCGAAGGCCCCCGGCGTCTGCCGGGGGCCTTCGTCGTTCCCCGGGCGACGCATACGGGACAATAGAGGGGTGTGGAGACAGCTTCTGGAGTACACCGACACCGTCGGCCGCTCGATGGTCGGCTTCGCGGCGGTGGCGCTCGTCGTCGCCGTGGTGAGCTTCGTCGTCGGCATCGTCCAGGCCGTCTCAGGCCACGCCGCAGGCACTCTCCCGTTCTGGATGACGACGATGGGTTGCGCGGTGCTCGCCGGCGTCCTCGTCTACCTCGCGAGCCGCCGGGGCGACCTCCGGCGGCGGTGAGAACCACACCCTGAGGCGCTGGCCCCCTTTAATGGGGCACCCGCAAGCGGGACTGTTGAGCGGACTTCAGCGGCCGTTACTGTGACAGGGCTTCGCCCCGCCCGGAGACTCGCCCGGGCGACGGCGGCGCTCTGCCGTCTACCCGAGGCCGGCAGGACCCCTATCCGAGGAGGTCCCCCGTGGCGTCCATGACCGAGATCCTCATCTTGCACGGCCATCTCCCGATCGAGTACCTCGACCGGGTCGAGACCGAGCCGAACTCCGATGAAGCCGTCGTCCGCGATCTGCTGGGCCGCGGTGCGATCACGCCTGCGCAGCTCGCGCGCGCCCGCGCGGCGCTCGCGGGCCTGCCGTTCGTCGAGCTCGCCGACTATCCCGTCGATCGCGCCGCGGTCGGCTTGATCCCCGGTGCGATCTGCCGCCGCCACACTGTGCTGCCGGTGGGCGTCGTGGACGGTTCGGTCATCCTGGCGATGGCCGACCCCGGGAACGTCTTCGCGATCGACGACGTCCGCGCCGCCGCCCGGATGAGCGTGACCCCGCTCGTCGCGGAGGAGTCCGACCTCCTCACCGCGATCGACCGCCACATCCGCGCCGACGACGAGCTCAGCGACCTCACCACCACGCTCGAGGAGGAGTCCGCTCCCGCCGAGGATCAGAGTCTGCTGACGGAGACGGACGACGAGGCGCCGATCGTACGGTTTGTGAACCTGCTCGTGAGCCAGGCCATCCAGGACCACGCCTCCGACATCCACATCGAGCCGGCGGAGCACGACGTGCGGGTCCGCTATCGCATCGACGGCGTGCTGCACGCGATGCAGAGCGCGCCCAAGGCCATCCAGAACGGTGTCATCTCGCGGCTGAAGATCATGAGCGACATCGACATCGCCGAGCGCCGCAAGCCGCAGGACGGCCGCATGTCGGTGGTGCACGGCGGCCGCCAGATCGACCTGCGCGTCGCCACACTCCCGACGGTGTGGGGCGAGAAGGTCGTCATGCGGATCCTGGACAACACGAACACCGGGATGACGCTCACGGACCTCAATCTGCTCGAGCGCAACTTCGAGACCTACAAGGCGTCCTACTCGAAGCCGTACGGGATGATCCTGGTCACCGGCCCGACCGGCTCGGGCAAGTCGACCACCCTGTACACGACGCTGAATGCTGTCGCCCGGCCGGAGATCAACGTGATCACGGTCGAGGACCCGGTGGAGTACCGGATGCACGGCATCAACCAGGTGCAGGTGAACCCGAAGGCGGGCCTCACGTTCGCGAGCGCGCTGCGGAGCATCCTCCGCAGCGACCCCGACGTGGTGCTCCTGGGCGAGATCCGCGACCACGAGACCGCCCAGATCGCCATCGAGGCGTCGCTGACGGGCCACCTCGTACTCTCGACCCTGCACACCAACGACGCGCCCAGCGCAGTCACCCGGCTCACCGAGATGGACATCGAGCCGTTCCTGGTCGGCTCCGCCCTCGACTGCGTGGTCGCCCAGCGCCTCGCCCGCCGGCTGTGCGACCGCTGCAAGAAGCCGGGGACGTACACGCACGACGATCTGCGGAGGATGCGGTTCGAGGTTCCGGACGAGCAATTGCCGCCGGTCTTCGTTCCCGCGGGCTGCCCGGCCTGCTCGAACACGGGGTACCGGGGTCGCATCGCGGTGCACGAGGTCATGGCGGTGACGGAGGAGATCGAGCGCCTCACCGTCGATCGTGCCTCCAGCGCCGACATCGGCCGGGTCGCCCGCGCGCAGGGGATGCTGACCCTGCGCGAGGACGGCTGGGAGAAGGTCAAGCGCGGCATGACGTCCGTCGAAGAGATCCTGAGAGTGGTCGCCTAGGAGGGCCGATGACAACGAACGACGAGAGCTGGGGCGGGTTCCCGCCGCCGAGCGAGAAGCCGATGTACGAGATCCCGGTGACGCCGCCAGGTGCGTCGGCGGCCGGCTGGGCTCCCGGTGCCGGTGTGCCGTTGATGCCCCCGTCGCCGTCCTTCTCGGCGTTCGAGGCCCCGGCCTACCCGGCGCCCGCGTACGAACCTCCCACCGGCGCCGCACAGCCGGTGGCGTATGAGCCGCCGGCGGCGTACGAGCCGCCAGCGGCGTACGAGCCGCCGGTGGCGTACGAGCCGCCCGCCGCATACGAGCAGCCGGGCGCGTACGACCCGCCGCCCTACATCCCGCCGGCCGTGTCGGCCGCCGCCCCGCAGCCCGCGTACGACCCGCCGACATCGTCCTCCGTCGTCTGGTCGCTCGACTCCGGTCCTGACCAGACCCCGGCAGTCACTGAGGCGCACGACCCCGTTCGCCGGCTGATCCCCGAAGGCCGCCGTGCCGCCACCCCGACGCCGGACTTCCAGATCATCGAGCCGGTCGCGAGCCGGCCGGAGATCCCCGAAATCGACGAGACGCTCACCCAGCCCGAGCGGGAAGCACTCGAGAAGGCCGACAAAGACCTGATCGCAGCCCTCCACGAGGTCGTCTTCCAGAAGGCCTCCGACCTCCACGTCACCGTGGGTGCGCCTCCGACCATCCGTGTCGACGGCGGACTGCGGCCCGCGGCGAGCACCGAGCCGTGGAACCACGACCGCACGAGAAAGGCGCTGATGAGCCTGCTGGACGAACGGCAGTTGCAGATCTTCGAGCGCGAGCACGAGCTCGATTTCGCGTTCACGATCTCGGCCAACTCCCGTTTCCGCGTCAACCTCTACCAGCAGCGCGGCTCGTACGGTGGGGC of Leifsonia shinshuensis contains these proteins:
- a CDS encoding DNA-directed RNA polymerase subunit beta'; translation: MLDATTFDELRIGLATADDIRRWSYGEVKKPETINYRTLKPEKDGLFGEQIFGPSRDWECSCGKYKRVRFKGIVCERCGVEVTKSSVRRERMGHIELAAPVTHIWYFKGVPSRLGYLLDMAPKDLEKVIYFAAYMVIEVDEDGRHADLPGLENELRLEIKTLADQRDARVAERLQRLETDLAALEEEGAKADQKRRVKDTSEKEMGQIRKSYDEDIARLERVWESFRTLKVGDLKPEDADFNELVDRYGLYFEAFMGAEAIKRRLQAFDLSAEAELLREQIANGKGQKKIRAIKRLRVVSSFLATGNSPAAMVLDVVPVIPPELRPMVQLDGGRFATSDLNDLYRRVINRNNRLRRLLDLGAPEIIVNNEKRMLQEAVDALFDNGRRGRPVTGTGNRALKSLSDMLKGKQGRFRQNLLGKRVDYSGRSVIIVGPQLKLHQCGLPKQMALELFKPFVIKRLIDLSHAQNIKAAKRMVERSRPQVWDVLEEIIRERPVLLNRAPTLHRLGIQAFEPQLVEGKAIQLHPLVCAAFNADFDGDQMAVHLPLSVEAQAEARILMLASNNILKPSDGRPVTLPSQDMIIGLHHLTTVREGAVGEGRAFSSVSEAILAKDQGTLHLNAKVKIRLDDYVPSDAADTGTQPTTAIVETTLGRALFNEALPADYPYVEEVADKGQISSIVNALAERYPKVEVAAALDRIKDAGFYWGTRSGVTVSLSDILTPPNKAQIVAGYEKKAAKITAEFEKGLTTDLERRQELVKIWTEATNEVAEAMRANFPVDNTINRMVTSGARGNWLQVRNIAGMRGLVNNPKGEIIPRPIISSYREGLSVAEYFIATHGARKGLADTALRTADSGYLTRRLVDVSQDVIIREDDCGTTKGLDLPIATVDAEGVLTRDPNVENSVFARTLAADAVGSNGDVVAKAGEDVGDVLIDKLVAAGVTDIKVRSVLTCESAVGVCAACYGRSLATGKLVDIGEAVGIIAAQSIGEPGTQLTMRTFHTGGSASADDITQGLPRVQELFEARTPKGASPIAEAAGRIVIEETDKSRKVILTPDNGDEPHVYPVLKRSTLLVEDGQHVELGQQLIVGTVDPKEVLRVKGVREVQKHLVGGVQGVYRSQGVPIHDKHIEVIVRQMLRKVTVVDHGDTDLLPGELVDRSRYNEINRAALTEGKKTASARQEVMGITKASLATESWLSAASFQETTRVLTQAAMEGKSDPLIGLKENVIIGKLIPAGTGLSRYRNVSVEATEEAKAERYPNRIFADDSAFSENDLSFVDFDSFSSDDYTPGTYN
- a CDS encoding GspE/PulE family protein, translated to MASMTEILILHGHLPIEYLDRVETEPNSDEAVVRDLLGRGAITPAQLARARAALAGLPFVELADYPVDRAAVGLIPGAICRRHTVLPVGVVDGSVILAMADPGNVFAIDDVRAAARMSVTPLVAEESDLLTAIDRHIRADDELSDLTTTLEEESAPAEDQSLLTETDDEAPIVRFVNLLVSQAIQDHASDIHIEPAEHDVRVRYRIDGVLHAMQSAPKAIQNGVISRLKIMSDIDIAERRKPQDGRMSVVHGGRQIDLRVATLPTVWGEKVVMRILDNTNTGMTLTDLNLLERNFETYKASYSKPYGMILVTGPTGSGKSTTLYTTLNAVARPEINVITVEDPVEYRMHGINQVQVNPKAGLTFASALRSILRSDPDVVLLGEIRDHETAQIAIEASLTGHLVLSTLHTNDAPSAVTRLTEMDIEPFLVGSALDCVVAQRLARRLCDRCKKPGTYTHDDLRRMRFEVPDEQLPPVFVPAGCPACSNTGYRGRIAVHEVMAVTEEIERLTVDRASSADIGRVARAQGMLTLREDGWEKVKRGMTSVEEILRVVA
- a CDS encoding type IV pilus twitching motility protein PilT produces the protein MTTNDESWGGFPPPSEKPMYEIPVTPPGASAAGWAPGAGVPLMPPSPSFSAFEAPAYPAPAYEPPTGAAQPVAYEPPAAYEPPAAYEPPVAYEPPAAYEQPGAYDPPPYIPPAVSAAAPQPAYDPPTSSSVVWSLDSGPDQTPAVTEAHDPVRRLIPEGRRAATPTPDFQIIEPVASRPEIPEIDETLTQPEREALEKADKDLIAALHEVVFQKASDLHVTVGAPPTIRVDGGLRPAASTEPWNHDRTRKALMSLLDERQLQIFEREHELDFAFTISANSRFRVNLYQQRGSYGGAFRLIPTEIKQLSALGVPDAVGQFSQLPRGLVLVTGPTGSGKSTTLAALIDLVNSTRSDHIVTVEDPIEFMHEHKKSIVNQREVGHDTHSFANALKHVLRQDPDVILIGELRDLETISVALTAAETGHLVFATLHTQDAPQTIDRVIDVFPPHQQDQVRAQLAGTLQGVVSQTLIKRANGKGRVVATEILMMTPAIANVIREGKTYQIASMMQAGRESGMRTMDQHLADLVNSGVITRHAAVEKAHDVEGLNRLIQRVESPAESSVMSSGPDFGDSYSGTVVR